The Helianthus annuus cultivar XRQ/B chromosome 16, HanXRQr2.0-SUNRISE, whole genome shotgun sequence genome includes a window with the following:
- the LOC110916810 gene encoding kinesin-like protein KIN-14F, producing the protein MVIDIVLRKAVKDLSGLLISQGNQLGIFLKNMLKGNGKPLLKNEFLQSISKYIKQRSDFLSNDFSKFCVCGGKGKSMWNNINYSCEKTNVLDFQQKQVEVNLNTSLCIISSIVFF; encoded by the exons ATG GTTATTGATATAGTACTCAGAAAGGCTGTTAAAGATCTTTCAGGACTGCTTATTTCTCAAGGAAACCAG CTTGGTATCTTTTTGAAGAACATGTTAAAGGGCAATGGCAAACCGTTACTGAAGAATGAATTCCTACAATCCATTtcaaaatatataaaacaaagaTCCGATTTTTTATCGAATGATTTCTCGAAGTTTTGCGTATGTGGTGGCAAGGGTAAAAGCATGTGGAATAATATTAATTACTCATGTGAGAAAACAAATGTGTTGGATTTTCAACAAAAGCAAGTTGAGGTAAACTTAAACACCAGTCTTTGTATTATTTCCTCAATAGTTTTCTTTTGA